Proteins encoded by one window of Deinococcus radiodurans R1 = ATCC 13939 = DSM 20539:
- a CDS encoding SDR family NAD(P)-dependent oxidoreductase, which produces MPPASSASRPVVVLTGASSGIGLATAEELAAQGYALVLAARRADTLRDLARRLDPSGSRVIAVPTDVTDDASRRSLLQFAHDHFGRVDVLINNAGVTVEKGWWWDDPDPLRVVRVNLEAPIELTRLVLPDMQARGNGHIVNIGSVAGRAATNGMYSASKFGIRGFSHGLRRELLGSGIDVSLVAPGFVQSEMTAKAKLPMPGPEVVARAVADVLRRPQPEVIVPRVYAALALMNSVAPKLGDLLVSRVVIARRYQHGGKGK; this is translated from the coding sequence ATGCCCCCTGCTTCTTCAGCCTCCCGGCCTGTCGTCGTGCTGACCGGCGCGTCCAGCGGCATCGGCCTCGCCACCGCCGAGGAACTCGCCGCGCAGGGTTACGCACTGGTGCTCGCGGCCCGCCGCGCCGACACGCTGCGCGACCTCGCCCGGCGGCTCGACCCCAGCGGCAGCCGGGTCATCGCCGTGCCCACCGACGTGACCGACGACGCCTCGCGCCGCTCGCTGTTGCAATTCGCCCACGACCACTTCGGGCGGGTGGACGTGCTTATCAACAACGCGGGCGTGACGGTGGAAAAAGGCTGGTGGTGGGACGACCCCGACCCGCTGCGGGTCGTCCGGGTCAATCTGGAAGCCCCCATCGAACTCACCCGGCTGGTGCTGCCGGACATGCAGGCGCGGGGCAACGGCCACATCGTCAACATCGGCTCGGTGGCGGGGCGGGCGGCGACCAACGGCATGTACTCGGCGAGCAAATTCGGCATTCGCGGCTTTTCGCACGGGTTGCGGCGTGAGCTGCTCGGCAGCGGCATCGACGTCAGTCTGGTGGCTCCCGGCTTCGTGCAGAGCGAGATGACCGCCAAGGCCAAGCTGCCGATGCCGGGGCCAGAAGTGGTTGCCCGCGCCGTGGCCGACGTGCTGCGCCGCCCGCAACCGGAAGTCATCGTGCCACGGGTCTACGCTGCGCTCGCGCTGATGAACAGTGTCGCGCCGAAGTTGGGGGATTTGCTGGTGAGTCGGGTGGTTATTGCGCGGCGGTATCAGCACGGGGGAAAGGGCAAATAG
- a CDS encoding sugar-binding transcriptional regulator, which yields MNRCSPAAPCTDQRSGFTYADSVNDDAPDDPTDQQAAQAVQVARLYYHQGLTTGDIARELGLSRPKVSRLLALARRNGTVDIRIHDPQGHPCSLQARLMERWPGVQAQVVGLPPHSTQDLRLERVALAAAHWLGSALRPGLVVGLAWGNTLDAVSRALTPRPLSGVQFVQLNGSASVLELSSGFVGGTLTRLAQAVRGQAHLFPVPTFFDDPATKQAMWRERSVQHVVQLQRQAELLLFSVGSPHAALPSHVYAAGYLDPDDLTQLEREGAVGDIATMFFRADGSWDGLSLNARSSGPDLALIRDHPNTACIVADPGKAAALRAALDGGLLRTLIVDETTAAGVLGEG from the coding sequence TTGAACAGATGTTCACCTGCGGCCCCGTGCACCGACCAGAGGTCAGGCTTCACCTATGCTGACAGCGTGAACGACGACGCACCCGACGACCCGACCGACCAACAGGCCGCGCAGGCCGTTCAGGTCGCCCGCCTCTACTACCACCAGGGCCTGACCACCGGCGACATCGCCCGCGAGCTGGGGCTGTCGCGCCCCAAGGTCAGCCGCCTGCTGGCGCTGGCGCGGCGCAACGGCACGGTGGACATCCGTATTCACGACCCGCAGGGCCACCCGTGCAGCCTGCAAGCCCGCCTCATGGAGCGCTGGCCGGGCGTGCAGGCGCAGGTGGTCGGGCTGCCGCCGCACTCCACGCAGGACCTGCGGCTCGAGCGGGTCGCGCTCGCCGCCGCGCACTGGCTGGGCTCGGCGCTGCGGCCTGGGCTGGTGGTGGGGCTGGCGTGGGGCAACACCCTGGACGCCGTGAGCCGCGCCCTGACCCCGCGCCCGCTGAGCGGCGTGCAGTTCGTGCAGCTCAACGGCAGCGCCAGCGTGCTGGAACTCAGCTCGGGCTTCGTGGGCGGCACCCTGACCCGGCTGGCGCAGGCGGTGCGCGGGCAGGCCCACCTGTTTCCGGTGCCCACTTTCTTCGACGACCCCGCCACCAAACAGGCCATGTGGCGCGAACGCAGCGTGCAGCACGTCGTGCAGTTGCAGCGGCAGGCCGAGCTTTTGCTGTTCAGCGTGGGCAGCCCGCACGCCGCCTTGCCGAGCCACGTCTACGCCGCCGGGTATCTGGACCCCGACGACCTCACGCAACTGGAACGCGAGGGGGCCGTGGGCGACATCGCCACCATGTTTTTCCGCGCCGACGGGAGCTGGGACGGCCTGTCGCTCAACGCACGTTCCAGCGGTCCCGACCTCGCGCTGATTCGCGACCACCCGAACACCGCCTGCATCGTGGCCGACCCCGGCAAGGCGGCGGCGCTGCGGGCGGCGCTGGACGGCGGGTTGCTGCGAACCCTGATCGTGGACGAAACGACGGCGGCGGGCGTCCTAGGCGAGGGCTGA
- a CDS encoding S8 family serine peptidase, with amino-acid sequence MFKRALLFTALVAGAGAAQSTLPTLQPVTPSSSLPSLQGTFTPLPAGPVAPPTLPASAPLPAPVPAPATFLPRDPLYPRQWNLAAIRMPQAWALWQAQKTIAPVTVAVLDTGYVASPELAGRVVNGYDFVSDAARSGDGGRRDRDAGAVGQFAYHGEIVANLIAAAHDGRGMAGINPRARIVHVRVADVNGQIAPQDLVDGLRWAAGLSVPGVPNNPNPARVLNLSLFADFIPLTGCDARIQKAVDDVTAKGALVVVGAGNDGRDASGYSPAGCRNVLTVTSVDERGLRPGYANWGRAVSLGAPGGDPAHGVVASSVSGSGGERDPNGTSFAAPHAAGVASLLLSVRPELSRATLTTLLTRQVTPFASGRCDTDPRHTCGAGLLNAEAALQAALAPAPAR; translated from the coding sequence ATGTTCAAGCGCGCTCTGCTGTTCACCGCCCTGGTCGCCGGGGCGGGGGCGGCCCAATCCACCTTGCCCACGCTGCAACCGGTCACGCCTTCCTCGTCTCTGCCGTCCCTGCAAGGCACGTTCACGCCGCTGCCTGCCGGGCCAGTCGCGCCGCCGACGCTGCCCGCTTCAGCTCCCTTGCCTGCTCCAGTCCCCGCCCCCGCCACCTTCTTGCCGCGTGACCCTCTCTATCCCCGGCAGTGGAACCTCGCCGCCATCCGCATGCCGCAGGCGTGGGCGCTGTGGCAGGCGCAAAAAACCATTGCTCCCGTCACGGTGGCGGTGCTGGACACCGGCTACGTGGCCTCGCCGGAACTCGCCGGGCGGGTCGTGAACGGGTACGACTTCGTGTCGGACGCGGCGCGGTCTGGGGACGGCGGCAGGCGTGACCGCGATGCGGGCGCGGTGGGGCAGTTCGCCTACCACGGCGAGATTGTCGCCAACCTGATTGCGGCGGCGCACGACGGGCGCGGCATGGCGGGCATCAACCCCCGCGCCCGCATCGTGCATGTGCGGGTGGCCGACGTGAACGGTCAAATCGCCCCGCAGGACCTGGTGGACGGCCTGCGCTGGGCGGCGGGCCTGAGCGTGCCCGGCGTGCCGAACAACCCCAACCCGGCGCGGGTGCTCAACCTCAGCCTCTTTGCCGACTTCATTCCGCTGACCGGCTGTGACGCCCGCATTCAGAAAGCGGTGGACGACGTGACCGCCAAAGGCGCTCTGGTCGTGGTCGGCGCGGGCAACGACGGGCGCGACGCGAGCGGCTACTCGCCCGCCGGGTGCCGCAACGTGCTGACGGTAACGAGCGTGGACGAACGCGGCCTGCGCCCCGGCTACGCCAACTGGGGCCGGGCGGTGTCTCTCGGTGCGCCCGGCGGCGATCCCGCGCACGGCGTGGTGGCGAGCAGTGTCAGCGGCAGCGGCGGCGAGCGCGACCCCAACGGTACGTCTTTCGCGGCCCCGCACGCGGCGGGCGTGGCGAGCCTGCTGCTCAGCGTGCGCCCCGAGCTGTCGCGCGCAACTCTGACTACCCTCTTGACCCGTCAGGTCACGCCCTTCGCCAGCGGGCGTTGCGACACCGACCCGCGCCACACTTGCGGCGCCGGCCTGCTTAACGCCGAGGCGGCCTTGCAAGCCGCACTCGCTCCGGCGCCCGCCCGCTGA
- the glpK gene encoding glycerol kinase GlpK — protein sequence MSEHQYILALDQGTTSSRAIVFDHQGNMKGVGQQEFRQHFPKPGWVEHDANEIWSTQIGVAQQALSNAGIRASDLAAIGITNQRETTLIWDRATGKPIHHAIVWQDRRTAPYCDSIRAQHEKTLQDKTGLVLDAYFSGTKVKWLLDNVPGARERAEKGELAFGTIDSWLVYNLTGGELHITDATNASRTLLYNIHTGEWDDELLRILDVPRSVLPEVRNSSEVYGKTAAGLLGAQVPIAGIGGDQQAATFGQACLERGMAKNTYGTGCFMLMNTEGEAVPSQNKLLTTVAWQLDGERTYALEGSVFIGGAVVQWLRDGLNIIRSSTEIEALARTVDSSEGVMLVPAFVGLGAPYWDAYARGTMVGITRGTTKAHIARAALEAVAYQSAELLEAMQKDSGVELKELRVDGGASTNDLMMQFQADILGVPVIRPKVTETTALGAAYLAGLAVGYWKSTDDIAHQWQEDKRFEPQMSEEERSKLMRRWKKAVARARDWEDDSEA from the coding sequence ATGTCTGAGCATCAGTACATCCTGGCCCTCGACCAGGGCACCACCAGCAGCCGCGCCATCGTCTTCGACCACCAGGGCAACATGAAGGGCGTCGGCCAGCAGGAATTCCGGCAGCACTTTCCCAAGCCCGGCTGGGTGGAGCACGACGCGAACGAAATCTGGAGCACCCAGATCGGCGTGGCGCAGCAGGCCCTGAGCAACGCGGGCATCCGCGCCTCCGACCTCGCCGCCATCGGCATCACCAACCAGCGCGAAACGACCCTCATCTGGGACCGCGCGACCGGCAAGCCCATTCACCACGCGATTGTTTGGCAAGACCGCCGCACCGCGCCCTACTGCGACTCTATCCGCGCTCAGCACGAAAAGACCTTGCAGGACAAGACCGGGCTGGTGCTCGACGCCTACTTCTCCGGCACCAAGGTCAAGTGGCTGCTCGACAACGTGCCCGGCGCCCGCGAACGCGCCGAGAAGGGCGAACTCGCTTTCGGCACCATCGACTCCTGGCTGGTCTACAACCTGACCGGCGGCGAACTGCACATCACCGACGCCACCAACGCCAGCCGCACGCTGCTCTACAACATCCACACCGGCGAGTGGGACGACGAACTGCTGCGCATCCTCGACGTGCCGCGCAGCGTGCTGCCCGAGGTCCGCAACTCCTCCGAGGTGTACGGCAAGACGGCGGCGGGGTTGCTCGGCGCGCAGGTGCCGATTGCGGGCATCGGCGGTGACCAGCAGGCGGCGACCTTCGGGCAGGCCTGCCTTGAGAGGGGCATGGCGAAAAATACCTACGGCACCGGCTGCTTCATGCTGATGAATACCGAGGGCGAGGCGGTCCCGAGCCAGAACAAACTGCTGACCACGGTGGCGTGGCAGCTGGACGGCGAGCGGACCTACGCGCTCGAAGGCTCGGTGTTTATCGGCGGCGCGGTGGTGCAGTGGCTGCGCGACGGCCTGAACATCATCCGCTCCAGCACCGAGATCGAGGCGCTCGCCCGCACGGTGGACAGCAGCGAAGGCGTGATGCTGGTGCCCGCGTTCGTCGGCCTCGGCGCGCCCTACTGGGACGCCTACGCCCGTGGCACGATGGTCGGCATCACCCGTGGCACCACCAAGGCGCACATCGCCCGCGCCGCGCTCGAAGCGGTGGCCTACCAGTCCGCCGAGCTGCTCGAAGCCATGCAAAAGGACTCGGGCGTGGAGCTCAAGGAACTGCGCGTGGACGGCGGCGCCAGCACCAACGACCTGATGATGCAGTTCCAGGCCGACATCCTCGGCGTGCCGGTCATCCGGCCCAAAGTCACCGAAACCACCGCGCTCGGCGCCGCTTACCTCGCGGGCCTCGCCGTGGGCTACTGGAAGTCCACCGACGACATCGCCCACCAGTGGCAGGAAGACAAGCGCTTCGAGCCCCAGATGAGCGAAGAGGAGCGCAGCAAGCTGATGCGCCGCTGGAAAAAGGCCGTGGCCCGCGCCCGCGACTGGGAAGACGACAGCGAAGCGTAA
- a CDS encoding alpha/beta hydrolase family protein, protein MTEVTSVRPSSINSREVQSDFALEFARRGYVVLSLDQAGHGFSDAPAFVNGYGGPAGLAYLRSLDLVDKNNIGLEGHSMGGWTILSAAAAYPDGYKAMVLEGSSTGSGRAPEGSLTYPRNLALVYSQYDEFSQLMWDVPRAKDVINSPKLQKVFGTTETVQPGKVYGDPAAGTARVLYTPATTHPGDHLSHEAIGHALDWFGRTLTGGTPLPASNQVWHWNEVGTTLGWLGFISLVLGTGGLLLHTRSFEGCAARPPPRVG, encoded by the coding sequence ATGACTGAAGTCACGAGTGTGCGCCCCTCAAGCATCAACTCGCGCGAGGTGCAGTCGGACTTCGCGCTCGAATTTGCCCGGCGCGGCTACGTGGTCCTGAGCCTCGACCAGGCCGGGCACGGCTTCAGCGACGCCCCGGCCTTCGTGAACGGCTACGGCGGCCCGGCGGGGCTGGCTTACCTGCGCAGCCTGGACCTGGTGGACAAGAACAACATCGGCCTGGAAGGGCACTCCATGGGCGGCTGGACCATCCTCAGTGCCGCCGCCGCCTACCCCGACGGGTACAAGGCGATGGTGCTGGAAGGCTCCTCGACCGGCTCGGGTCGCGCCCCCGAAGGCAGCCTGACCTATCCGCGCAACCTCGCGCTGGTCTACAGCCAGTACGACGAGTTCTCGCAACTGATGTGGGACGTGCCGCGCGCCAAAGACGTAATTAACAGCCCCAAACTGCAAAAGGTCTTCGGGACGACCGAAACCGTGCAGCCCGGCAAGGTCTACGGCGACCCGGCGGCGGGCACGGCGCGGGTGTTGTACACGCCCGCCACCACCCACCCCGGCGACCACCTGTCGCACGAGGCCATCGGGCACGCGCTGGACTGGTTTGGCCGCACCTTGACCGGCGGCACGCCGCTGCCCGCCAGCAATCAGGTCTGGCACTGGAACGAGGTCGGCACCACGCTGGGCTGGCTGGGCTTCATTTCGCTGGTGCTCGGCACGGGCGGCCTGCTGCTGCACACCCGCTCCTTTGAAGGCTGCGCCGCGCGCCCTCCGCCCCGCGTGGGCTGA
- a CDS encoding MIP/aquaporin family protein yields the protein MKFTAAQEFVAELLGTLVLILFGCGVVAMVKLFGSSPAIPGEVVMGGYTNIVLGWGFAVLMGIFVAGTITGAHLNPAVTIALAATGRFPWAKVGYFILAQMIGAFLGAAIVFAVYHAKWLGVDPGLDHTAGIFSTFPAVPGFLPGFIDQVVGTALLVGLILAIGDKLNNPAGAAWGSLAVAFVVMAVGISFGGMNGYAINPARDLGPRLFALLAGFKNLGDINVWLVPVIGPIVGGLVGAFIYDFCIGRPLLRAGEAHVGVQGVDPEFNRQ from the coding sequence ATGAAATTTACGGCAGCGCAGGAGTTCGTCGCCGAGCTACTCGGCACTTTGGTTCTCATTCTGTTTGGCTGTGGCGTGGTCGCCATGGTCAAACTGTTCGGGTCGTCCCCGGCGATTCCCGGTGAGGTCGTCATGGGCGGCTACACCAACATCGTGCTCGGCTGGGGCTTCGCGGTGTTGATGGGCATTTTCGTCGCGGGCACCATCACGGGCGCGCATCTCAACCCGGCGGTGACGATTGCGCTGGCCGCAACTGGGCGCTTTCCCTGGGCCAAGGTCGGTTATTTCATCCTGGCGCAGATGATCGGCGCGTTCCTGGGCGCGGCCATCGTGTTTGCCGTCTACCACGCCAAGTGGCTCGGCGTGGACCCGGGGCTCGACCACACGGCGGGCATTTTCAGCACCTTCCCGGCGGTGCCCGGCTTCCTGCCCGGCTTTATCGACCAGGTGGTCGGCACGGCGCTGCTCGTCGGCCTGATTCTGGCCATCGGCGACAAGCTCAACAACCCGGCGGGCGCGGCCTGGGGCAGCCTCGCGGTGGCCTTCGTGGTCATGGCGGTGGGCATCAGCTTCGGCGGCATGAACGGCTACGCCATCAACCCCGCGCGCGACCTCGGCCCGCGCCTGTTCGCGCTGCTCGCCGGCTTCAAGAACCTCGGCGACATCAACGTGTGGCTCGTCCCCGTCATCGGCCCGATTGTGGGCGGTCTGGTCGGGGCCTTCATCTACGATTTCTGCATCGGGCGCCCCCTGCTGCGGGCCGGCGAAGCGCACGTCGGCGTGCAGGGTGTGGACCCCGAGTTCAACCGCCAGTAA
- the tnpB gene encoding IS200/IS605 family element RNA-guided endonuclease TnpB: MIRNKAFVVRLYPNAAQTELINRTLGSARFVYNHFLARRIAAYKESGKGLTYGQTSSELTLLKQAEETSWLSEVDKFALQNSLKNLETAYKNFFRTVKQSGKKVGFPRFRKKRTGESYRTQFTNNNIQIGEGRLKLPKLGWVKTKGQQDIQGKILNVTVRRIHEGHYEASVLCEVEIPYLPAAPKFAAGVDVGIKDFAIVTDGVRFKHEQNPKYYRSTLKRLRKAQQTLSRRKKGSARYGKAKTKLARIHKRIVNKRQDFLHKLTTSLVREYEIIGTEHLKPDNMRKNRRLALSISDAGWGEFIRQLEYKAAWYGRLVSKVSPYFPSSQLCHDCGFKNPEVKNLAVRTWTCPNCGETHDRDENAALNIRREALVAAGISDTLNAHGGYVRPASAGNGLRSENHATLVV; the protein is encoded by the coding sequence ATGATAAGGAATAAGGCTTTCGTGGTCAGGCTGTACCCAAATGCGGCTCAGACTGAACTGATTAACCGCACGCTGGGTAGCGCAAGGTTCGTCTACAACCACTTCCTTGCCCGTCGCATTGCGGCCTACAAGGAAAGCGGGAAGGGACTGACCTACGGGCAAACGAGTAGCGAACTGACCCTTCTGAAGCAGGCTGAAGAAACCTCCTGGCTCTCGGAAGTAGATAAGTTTGCTTTGCAGAACTCGCTGAAAAACCTTGAGACCGCGTACAAGAACTTCTTTCGGACTGTGAAGCAGTCCGGTAAAAAGGTAGGATTCCCACGTTTCAGAAAGAAGCGCACGGGAGAGTCCTACCGGACTCAATTCACCAACAACAACATCCAAATTGGGGAAGGTAGGCTCAAACTTCCTAAGCTGGGATGGGTGAAAACCAAGGGCCAGCAGGATATTCAAGGGAAGATTCTGAATGTCACTGTGCGCCGTATTCACGAAGGCCATTACGAAGCGTCCGTTCTCTGTGAAGTCGAGATTCCCTACCTGCCTGCGGCTCCCAAGTTTGCAGCGGGTGTGGATGTCGGCATCAAGGATTTTGCCATCGTGACCGATGGCGTGAGGTTTAAGCATGAACAGAATCCGAAATATTACCGCTCCACCCTGAAAAGACTTCGTAAAGCTCAGCAAACCCTGTCCAGACGGAAGAAGGGCAGCGCACGTTACGGGAAAGCGAAAACCAAGCTGGCTCGGATTCACAAGCGCATTGTCAATAAGCGTCAGGATTTCCTTCACAAGCTCACCACCTCCCTGGTGCGTGAGTACGAAATCATCGGAACCGAACACCTTAAACCCGACAACATGCGGAAAAATCGCCGCCTTGCACTGAGCATCAGTGATGCGGGCTGGGGTGAGTTCATCCGGCAGTTGGAATACAAGGCAGCGTGGTACGGGCGACTGGTATCTAAAGTCAGCCCCTACTTTCCATCTAGCCAGTTGTGTCATGACTGCGGATTCAAGAATCCCGAAGTGAAGAATCTTGCCGTCCGTACATGGACTTGCCCGAACTGTGGGGAAACCCATGACCGAGACGAGAACGCTGCGCTGAACATTCGGCGTGAAGCGTTGGTGGCTGCGGGAATCTCAGACACCTTAAACGCTCATGGAGGCTATGTCAGACCTGCTTCGGCGGGCAATGGTCTGCGAAGTGAGAATCACGCGACTTTAGTCGTGTGA
- the tnpA gene encoding IS200/IS605-like element ISDra2 family transposase — MTYVILPLEMKKGRGYVYQLEYHLIWCVKYRHQVLVGEVADGLKDILRDIAAQNGLEVITMEVMPDHVHLLLSATPQQAIPDFVKALKGASARRMFVAYPQLKEKLWGGNLWNPSYCILTVSENTRAQIQKYIESQHDKE, encoded by the coding sequence ATGACATATGTTATTCTTCCCCTTGAGATGAAGAAAGGCCGGGGTTACGTCTATCAGCTTGAATACCACCTCATCTGGTGCGTGAAATACCGTCATCAGGTGTTGGTGGGTGAGGTTGCTGATGGACTGAAAGACATCCTGCGTGACATTGCCGCTCAGAACGGGCTGGAAGTCATCACGATGGAAGTCATGCCTGACCACGTTCACCTCCTGCTAAGCGCAACCCCACAGCAAGCCATCCCCGACTTCGTGAAGGCGCTGAAAGGCGCTTCCGCACGTCGGATGTTCGTGGCCTACCCGCAGTTGAAAGAAAAGCTGTGGGGCGGCAATCTCTGGAACCCGTCGTATTGCATCCTGACTGTTTCTGAAAACACCCGCGCTCAGATTCAGAAATACATAGAGAGCCAGCATGATAAGGAATAA
- a CDS encoding META domain-containing protein, translating to MAFLSSLFLSAALFSSAGLAGGAAPAPQAPALPANLTTRTWVLTDLAPGGKLRRVTGERPTLTWTVQPGGLQLSGSTGCNTYRGPATVTGQQLKVSALATTRRGCAPTQAQQENDFLTLLRGASHYRLSGQTLTVYAASTARLVFTAAPGGSMTTPSNTPAGANTPTGTTLKAAQLAGDWQLTDLREGGQAVTLPADAPFTFTASGTNTLRLSGMAGCNRLMGEVTLSGAGLTFGPLAATRMACEDMTAEQALSRVLQGSGQVTLKGDTLTWHRSGGEVVLTRRAPAATTADLSGSYRLLSVNGTAADARRTVSLTFKAGQVGGFDGCNSFGGEYSLDKAGHLTAGNLVTTLRACPDQLDQPILTALLGQAPTVQLRGRTLTLDAGGERWVFERE from the coding sequence ATGGCATTTCTTTCTTCCCTGTTTCTGTCGGCGGCGCTGTTTTCATCGGCGGGTCTGGCGGGCGGCGCGGCTCCGGCTCCCCAAGCCCCTGCCCTACCAGCCAACCTGACGACCCGGACCTGGGTGCTCACCGACCTCGCCCCCGGTGGCAAGCTGCGCCGGGTGACGGGCGAACGACCCACCCTGACCTGGACCGTGCAGCCCGGCGGCCTGCAACTGAGCGGCAGCACCGGCTGCAACACCTACCGGGGGCCGGCGACGGTCACGGGCCAGCAATTGAAAGTTTCCGCGCTGGCGACCACCCGGCGCGGCTGCGCACCCACTCAGGCCCAGCAGGAAAACGACTTTCTGACCCTGCTGCGCGGCGCCAGCCACTACCGCCTCAGCGGGCAAACCCTGACGGTGTACGCGGCGAGCACCGCCCGCCTGGTCTTCACCGCGGCCCCCGGAGGTTCCATGACCACCCCGTCCAACACGCCTGCTGGGGCCAACACGCCCACCGGCACGACGCTGAAGGCCGCGCAACTCGCGGGCGACTGGCAACTCACCGACCTGCGTGAGGGCGGTCAGGCGGTCACCCTGCCCGCCGACGCGCCCTTTACCTTCACCGCGAGCGGCACGAACACCCTGCGCCTGAGCGGGATGGCCGGCTGCAACCGCTTGATGGGCGAAGTGACCCTCAGCGGCGCAGGCCTTACCTTCGGTCCCCTCGCCGCCACCCGGATGGCCTGCGAGGACATGACCGCCGAGCAGGCCCTATCCCGCGTCCTGCAAGGATCCGGGCAAGTCACCCTCAAGGGCGACACCCTCACCTGGCACCGCAGCGGGGGCGAAGTCGTCCTGACGCGACGTGCTCCGGCGGCCACCACTGCCGACCTCAGCGGCAGCTACCGCCTGCTGAGCGTGAACGGCACCGCTGCCGACGCCCGCCGCACTGTAAGCCTCACCTTCAAGGCGGGGCAGGTCGGAGGCTTCGACGGCTGCAACAGCTTCGGCGGCGAGTACAGCCTCGACAAGGCGGGGCATCTGACGGCGGGCAACCTCGTCACCACTCTGCGCGCCTGCCCTGACCAGCTGGACCAGCCCATCCTGACGGCGCTGCTCGGTCAGGCGCCGACGGTGCAGCTCCGGGGCCGAACCCTGACGCTGGACGCTGGCGGGGAACGGT